In Arachis stenosperma cultivar V10309 chromosome 1, arast.V10309.gnm1.PFL2, whole genome shotgun sequence, one DNA window encodes the following:
- the LOC130981754 gene encoding uncharacterized protein LOC130981754, giving the protein MEFEKAGAERKLQLQELENLCLEAYENSRLYKEKVKAMHDKHIKRREFQPRDLVLLYNSRLRLMLGKLRSRWDGPYRVEKAEPYGVFHFSHPSSSEFIKVNGHRLKLYHGEKMQKNKELEIFLLEDPPTAGD; this is encoded by the coding sequence ATGGAATTTGAGAAAgccggagctgaaaggaagttgcaactgcaagaattaGAAAACCTttgcctagaagcttatgagaactccagGCTGTACAAAGAGAAGGTGAAGGCTATGCATGATAAGCACATCAAGAGGAGAGAGTTCCAACCTAGGGacttagtcctcctttacaactccAGATTAAGGCTCATGCTAGGCAagttgagatcaagatgggacGGTCCCTATCGAGTAGAGAAGGCTGAGCCATACGGAGTCTTTCACTTCAGtcatccttcaagctctgaatTCATCAAGGTCAATGGACATCGCCTAAAGCTATATCATGGTGAAAAGATGCAGAAGAACAAGGAGctagagatcttcctcttggaggaTCCACCAACAGCAGGAgactga